The DNA region CCACATCTTTAACAATTTGAATGTTACTAAGTTCTTCTCCACTGTCGAAATCTTCCGAAGTTAAAGCCACATCGCTAGGTTCGGTAAACTTTTTAATACGTTGTAAGGCCGCTCTATCCTTATTATATCGATCTTCTTGATTATCGTAGAGGGCTCTTTTAATTCTACGTTTTCTTTCAAATTCTGTAGCAACCTTAATTTCGGCTAAAGTAGCATACAGGTTTTCTCTAGATTCAACTATTTTGGTCTGCTCCTCTTTTAACGACTCGATGGTTTTTAAGTAGGATTGGCTCACCAAATCATTTTTATCCTTAACCTTTTTAAATCGATCTTGATACAATTCTTCCAGTTCGGTTATTTTTTCATTTTGAACATTGATAGCATCATCGATTTCAGATTTTAAAGCGTCTAAAGCAGCATTTTCAGCTGAAACGCTCTTAAATGCTTTTGGCTCTTGATAAATACCTTGCTCGCTTAAATCGTTTTCGGTTTTCAAATCATCAAGATCTTTTTGTTTGCTGGCCACTTTTTCGCTTAACTGCTCCAGTAAAGCTTGCTGCTCTGTTTCAATAGATGTTGAAGATTTAGCCAAATCGCTCATTTCCTGTGTTGCAGCATCCACTACAATAGGCTCCAATTGCTCAGTCTCAATTTTTGGATCTTCTTCATTTTTGGCTTTTGCTTTAGCTTCTTCGGCTATTTGAACTTGCTCTTCTTGTTCTGCTTTTACTTTAGCTTCTTCGGCTAATCGAGCCTGCTCTTCCTGTTCTGCTTTTTCTCTAGCTTCTTCTGCTAATCGGGCCTGCTCTTCCTGCTCTGCTTTAACCCTAGCTTCTTCGGCTAATCGAGCCTGCTCTTCCTGCTCAGCTTTTACTCTAACTTCTTCTACTAATCGAGCCTGCTCTTCCTGTTCTGCTTTAACCCTAGCTTCTTCGGCTAATCGGGCCTGCTCTTCCTGTTCTGCTTTAACCCTAGCTTCTTCGGCTAATCGGGCCTGCTCTTCCTGCTCTGCTTTTACTTTAGCTTCTTCGGCTAATCGGGCCTGCTCTTCCTGTTCTGCTTTAACCCTGGCTTCTTCGGCTAATCGGGCCTGCTCTTCCTGCTCTGCTTTAACCCTGGCTTCTTCGGCTAATCGGGCCTGCTCTTCCTGTTCTGCTTTAACCCTGGCTTCTTCGGCTAATCGGGCCTGCTCTTCCTGTTCTGCTTTAACCCTGGCTTCTTCTGCCAATCGGACTTGTTCTTCCTGTTCTACTTTTACCCTAGCTTCTTCTGCCATTTGCGTTTGTTTCTCCTCAACTTCTTCTTTTTTAACTTCAGAAACATTGTCAGACTGTTTAGTACTATTCGTATTTGT from Tamlana crocina includes:
- a CDS encoding PorP/SprF family type IX secretion system membrane protein, producing MIKRLLHIILFFCFIQQLYPQNGDGVVAFDVPVRNSLKFNRHIINPTFSFVREQNKYLSFNNKREWVQFDDAPQTYLFGYAGRFDENIGAGLSLFQQNYGVMTTFGGVANFAYNAVFDRESNLTFGLNLGFYKSGINEGNVVTNFPDSSLDDVPSHSVIAVNPGINYGTGFFDFGISINNLVSYNLSESKMIEDNPKQGIQGHIMYTGYLDSRGFFDESRFTGLLRSEFRKEETIIAGTVMLTVPKGIWAQAGYNTLYGMSAGLGLNITSQIAIEYNYEKAMGDLSSFGNSHDITVAYKFKNRYRYSYNGDDDEQALLIPKRKTSRRTVARKRVSRPQTRTRQQVAKTNTNSTKQSDNVSEVKKEEVEEKQTQMAEEARVKVEQEEQVRLAEEARVKAEQEEQARLAEEARVKAEQEEQARLAEEARVKAEQEEQARLAEEARVKAEQEEQARLAEEAKVKAEQEEQARLAEEARVKAEQEEQARLAEEARVKAEQEEQARLVEEVRVKAEQEEQARLAEEARVKAEQEEQARLAEEAREKAEQEEQARLAEEAKVKAEQEEQVQIAEEAKAKAKNEEDPKIETEQLEPIVVDAATQEMSDLAKSSTSIETEQQALLEQLSEKVASKQKDLDDLKTENDLSEQGIYQEPKAFKSVSAENAALDALKSEIDDAINVQNEKITELEELYQDRFKKVKDKNDLVSQSYLKTIESLKEEQTKIVESRENLYATLAEIKVATEFERKRRIKRALYDNQEDRYNKDRAALQRIKKFTEPSDVALTSEDFDSGEELSNIQIVKDVAHADEGYYLVVAVHSDVNKRDDFLTKAVAAGRTDINFFFDVNTSKYYIYYEKFDDVNQARLAIENKGTEPYNSKMSMVKIEN